Proteins encoded together in one Drosophila gunungcola strain Sukarami chromosome 2R unlocalized genomic scaffold, Dgunungcola_SK_2 000013F, whole genome shotgun sequence window:
- the LOC128256228 gene encoding transmembrane protein 39A-A, producing MTYDERSSDGSSSSETPDTYAHLLNPKPGQSQTPATTMPKHIPFPEHATTSEWLSELIMCAFTMGSAIVQFINIYRTNWWLPQAHTRHMVNIELIDPYLRYLLLILNSRRLIYCLLLVKIKKGNEKSRHFIRLSIKYGFGGLVQLSLGFCAMKLYQQHTYMLLLFLSYPVVIYLLIFGFQLEPFLRTRFELPGVYINDLPVHSCTTNAVHIRDEVETLRHDFNKRFKQLIFTSMLNAYYSGLVPCCLAISVQYNVLRAAQHCIIVCLGAFSLCAVFLYPAKYSDTLHRATLHLGCWQRIDREPAPSQLIVAASALAWSKYSSYGHGTVVKHNGGLYRSQGVVTVATPGNASHVRFYKLFHNPTIIYSTLAILQAAVLLVEIGSLSAESVEWHFVLSISFVAFTSMGAFFKLVRDYLITKDLYKAEHAVAPDQPFRLRMRDAFM from the exons atgacCTACGACGAGCGCAGTAGTGATGGCAGCAGCTCCAGTGAAACGCCGGACACCTACGCTCATTTGCTGAATCCCAAGCCGGGTCAATCCCAGACGCCAGCCACCACCATGCCGAAGCACATTCCCTTTCCAGAGCACGCCACCACGTCCGAGTGGCTCAGCGAACTCATCATGTGCGCCTTCACCATGGGCTCCGCCATCGTGCAGTTCATCAACATTTACAGGACGAACTGGTGGCTGCCCCAGGCGCACACCAGACACATGGTG AACATAGAACTGATAGATCCTTATCTACGCTATCTCCTGCTCATTCTCAACTCGCGAAGACTGATTTACTGCTTGCTGCTGGTGAAGATTAAGAAGGGCAACGAGAAGAGCCGTCATTTCATTCGACTGAGCATCAAGTATGGATTCGGAGGCCTGGTGCAGCTATCGTTGGGTTTCTGCGCCATGAAGTTGTACCAGCAACACACCTACATGCTGCTCCTCTTTCTGTCATATCC AGTGGTCATCTACCTGTTGATCTTTGGCTTCCAGCTGGAACCATTCCTCCGCACCAGATTCGAGCTGCCTGGCGTGTATATAAACGATCTCCCAGTCCACAGCTGCACTACCAATGCTGTGCACATTCGGGACGAAGTGGAGACACTGCGTCATGACTTCAACAAGCGTTTTAAGCAGCTCATCTTTACCTCTATGCTTAATGCCTATTACAGCGGCCTGGTGCCCTGCTGTCTGGCCATCAGTGTCCAGTACAACGTACTCCGAGCTGCCCAGCACTGCATCATCGTGTGCCTGGGGGCCTTCAGTCTGTGCGCCGTGTTCTTGTACCCCGCCAAGTACAGTGATACCTTGCATCGGGCCACTTTGCACTTAGGCTGCTGGCAGCGCATCGACCGAGAGCCGGCGCCCTCGCAGTTGATTGTAGCCGCAAGTGCCCTCGCCTGGTCGAAATACTCCTCCTACGGTCACGGAACCGTGGTGAAGCACAATGGGGGTCTATACAGGAGCCAGGGCGTGGTCACAGTGGCCACACCGGGAAACGCCAGTCATGTGCGATTCTAT aAACTCTTCCACAACCCCACTATCATCTACTCCACGTTGGCCATCCTTCAGGCTGCCGTGTTGCTGGTGGAGATTGGATCTCTTAGCGCGGAGAGTGTCGAGTGGCACTTCGTGCTCTCCATCAGTTTTGTGGCCTTTACCAGCATGGGAGCCTTCTTCAAGCTAGTGCGGGACTATCTCATCACCAAGGACCTTTACAAGGCGGAGCATGCGGTGGCACCCGATCAACCCTTTCGACTACGCATGAGAGATGCATTTATGTAA
- the LOC128256233 gene encoding cytochrome c oxidase assembly factor 5, translated as MMRYEGNERLADETACAGVRADLKMCLLESECCRMGKTPRQCLQDNNVPPECQVLRNTFYECKRSLLDNRQRFRGRKGY; from the exons ATGATGCGTTACGAGGGCAACGAGAGGCTGGCGGATGAGACAGCATGTGCGGGAGTGCGGGCGGACCTGAAGATGTGCCTGCTGGAGAGCGAGTGCTGCCGAATGGGCAAAACCCCGCGCCAGTGCCTCCAGGACAACAACGTGCCACCAGAGTGCCAGGTGCTCCGCAACACCTTCTACGAGTGCAAGCGCTCCCTG TTGGACAACCGACAGCGCTTTCGCGGTCGCAAAGGCTACTGA
- the LOC128256156 gene encoding CDK-activating kinase assembly factor MAT1 has translation MDDQACPRCKTTKYRNPSLKLMVNVCGHTLCESCVDLLFLKGSGACPECMVPLRRNNFRVQLFEDPMVEKEVDIRRRILRDYNKREEDFGSLAEYNDYLEEIEDIVYNLCNNIEIIETNKRIEAYKRDNREVIQRNKTRVGRDEYALEEMLELEKVQEEARRKELDELENEHKKKKARDKQALIEELMYSGKDAAQIVTEFAEKAEKQREEEKQLPPPKPANEFSTGIKFGQTADPSLLPVPKSEEGPLFVYEPLIALSEGPAMPPTSDIETMGYINHIRSETPQENAGGFTSTLACERALQEALQGLYYTATLGVATGT, from the coding sequence ATGGACGATCAGGCGTGCCCGCGGTGCAAGACCACCAAATACCGCAATCCGTCGCTCAAGTTGATGGTCAACGTGTGCGGCCACACACTGTGCGAGTCCTGCGTGGACTTGCTGTTCCTGAAAGGATCTGGCGCCTGTCCCGAGTGCATGGTGCCCCTGCGGCGCAATAACTTCCGCGTCCAGCTATTCGAGGATCCCATGGTGGAGAAGGAGGTGGACATCCGCAGGCGCATCCTGCGCGACTACAACAAACGGGAGGAGGACTTCGGCTCCCTGGCGGAGTACAACGACTATCTGGAGGAGATCGAGGACATTGTGTACAATCTGTGCAACAACATCGAGATCATCGAGACGAACAAGCGGATCGAGGCCTACAAGCGGGACAACCGTGAGGTAATCCAGCGCAACAAGACGCGCGTGGGCCGCGATGAGTACGCCCTGGAGGAGATGTTGGAGCTGGAGAAGGTGCAGGAGGAGGCGCGCCGGAAGGAGCTCGACGAGCTGGAGAACGAGCACAAGAAGAAGAAGGCCCGCGACAAGCAGGCGTTGATCGAGGAGCTAATGTACAGCGGCAAGGATGCCGCCCAGATTGTCACCGAGTTCGCCGAAAAGGCGGAGAAGCAGCGCGAGGAGGAGAAGCAACTGCCGCCCCCGAAGCCGGCCAACGAATTCTCCACGGGCATCAAGTTCGGCCAAACAGCCGATCCCAGCCTGCTGCCCGTGCCCAAGTCGGAGGAAGGCCCCCTCTTTGTCTACGAGCCGCTGATTGCTCTCAGCGAAGGTCCCGCCATGCCGCCCACCAGCGACATCGAGACCATGGGCTACATCAACCATATACGGTCGGAGACGCCGCAGGAGAACGCCGGCGGATTCACCTCCACTTTGGCCTGCGAACGGGCGCTCCAGGAGGCTCTGCAGGGCCTGTATTACACGGCCACGTTGGGAGTGGCCACAGGCACATAA
- the LOC128256225 gene encoding LOW QUALITY PROTEIN: ATP-dependent RNA helicase DHX8 (The sequence of the model RefSeq protein was modified relative to this genomic sequence to represent the inferred CDS: deleted 1 base in 1 codon) produces MDELQQLEYLSLVSKICTELDNHLGINDKDLAEFIIDLENKNRTYDSFRKALLENGAEFPDSLVQNLQRIINLMRPSRPGGASDEKPVGDKKEEKKSKLMKLFPGLALPNDRYSKKEGSEGEEEEKPEKLRPEKHKKSDMSDVDAAMLELEALAPGEGKTQVKESRETSSRDRHKRRSRDRDRDTKRRSKSREDRHSDRRRSRSRDKERRRRSRSRENRRRSRSREDRDRDRERRRRRSSSRDRHERRRRSRSRSTERRDRRDRSKERDRSEKMPPPSAAMTDDPEAGKIYSGKVANIVPFGCFVQLFGLRKRWEGLVHISQLRAEGRVTDVTEVVSRNQTVKVKVMSITGQKVSLSMKEADQESGRDLNPLSHAPEDDESLRDRNPDGPFSSSTSMLNLQGNGLDGDEHESRKRVTRISSPERWEIKQMISSGVLDRSEMPDFDEETGLLPKDEDDEADIEIEIVEEEPPFLSGHGRALHDLSPVRIVKNPDGSLAQAAMMQSALSKERREQKMLQREQEMEALPTSLNKNWIDPLPEEESSRSLAANMRGMGAAPAEVPEWKKHVIGGKKSSFGKKTDLTLVEQRQSLPIYKLRDDLIKAVTDNQILIVIGETGSGKTTQITQYLGECGFTARGKIGCTQPRRVAAMSVAKRVAEEYGCRLGQEVGYTIRFEDCTSPETIVKYMTDGMLLRECLMEAELKSYSVIMLDEAHERTIHTDVLFGLLKTAVQKRPELKLIVTSATLDAVKFSQYFFKAPIFTIPGRTFPVEVLYTKEPETDYLDASLITVMQIHLREPPGDILLFLTGQEEIDTACEILYERMKSLGPDVPELIILPVYSALPSEMQTRIFDPAPAGSRKVVIATNIAETSLTIDGIFYVVDPGFVKQKVYNSKTGMDSLVVTPISQAAAKQRAGRAGRTGPGKTYRLYTERAYRDEMLPTPVPEIQRTNLATTVLQLKTMGINDLLHFDFMDAPPVESLVMALEQLHSLSALDDEGLLTRLGRRMAEFPLEPNLSKMLIMSVALQCSDEILTIVSMLSVQNVFYRPKDKQALADQKKAKFNQAEGDHLTLLAVYNSWKNNKFSNAWCYENFVQIRTLKRSQDVRKQLLGIMDRHKLDVVSAGKNSVRIQKAICSGFFRNAAKKDPQEGYRTLVDSQVVYIHPSSALFNRQPEWVIYHELVQTTKEYMREVTTIDPKWLVEFAPSFFRFSDPTKLSKFKKNQRLEPLYNKYEEPNAWRISRVRRRRN; encoded by the exons ATGGACGAGCTGCAGCAGTTGGAGTACCTGTCGCTGGTCTCAAAGATCTGCACGGAACTGGACAACCACTTGGGCATCAACGACAAGGACCTGGCCGAGTTCATCATCGATTTGGAGAACAAGAATCGCACGTACGACTCCTTTCGCAAGGCTCTACTGGAGAATGGCGCCGAATTTCCAGACTCTCTGGTCCAGAACCTGCAGCGCATCATCAATTTGATGCGTCCCAGTCGTCCTGGCGGCGCCAGCGACGAGAAGCCCGTTGGCGATAAGAAGGAGGAAAAGAAATCGAAACTGATGAAATTGTTTCCCGGCCTGGCTTTGCCCAATGACAGGTACAGCAAAAAGGAGGGTAGCGagggcgaggaggaggagaaacCGGAGAAGTTGCGGCCggagaaacacaaaaaatccGACATGAGCGACGTAGACGCAGCCATGTTGGAGCTGGAAGCTCTGGCGCCGGGTGAGGGCAAGACACAGGTTAAAGAGTCCAGGGAAACCAGTTCCAGGGATCGTCACAAGCGGAGGAGCAGGGATCGTGACCGCGACACCAAAAGACGCAGTAAATCGCGGGAGGACAGACACTCAGATCGCCGCAGGAGCAGATCACGGGACAAGGAACGCCGTCGACGCAGCAGATCCCGGGAAaaccgccgcaggagcaggtCTCGCGAGGATCGCGATCGTGACAGGGAGCGTCGTCGCAGGAGATCAAGCTCAAGGGACCGCCACGAACGCCGTCGACGCAGTCGCTCTCGCTCCACAGAACGTAGGGACAGAAGAGATCGCTCCAAGGAGCGCGATCGCAGCGAAAAAATGCCTCCACCCTCCGCTGCAATGACCGATGATCCCGAAGCGGGCAAGATCTATTCCGGCAAGGTGGCCAACATTGTGCCCTTCGGCTGCTTCGTGCAGCTCTTTGGACTACGGAAGCGCTGGGAGGGATTAGTCCACATCTCACAGCTGAGGGCCGAAGGTCGGGTGACAGACGTCACCGAGGTGGTCAGTCGGAATCAGACGGTTAAAGTGAAGGTGATGTCCATCACGGGCCAAAAGGTTTCGCTGTCCATGAAGGAGGCTGATCAGGAGAGTGGAAGGGATCTCAATCCGCTGTCACACGCGCCCGAGGACGACGAGTCATTGAGGGATCGAAATCCAGATGGACccttcagcagcagcacatCCATGTTGAACCTGCAAGGCAATGGCTTGGATGGGGATGAACACGAGTCCAGAAAGCGAGTGACAAGGATTTCCAGTCCCGAACGTTGGGAAATCAAGCAGATGATCAGCTCTGGTGTGCTGGACAGGAGTGAAATGCCGGATTTCGACGAGGAAACGGGTCTGCTGCCGAAAGATGAAGACGACGAAGCCGATATCGAAATAGAGATTGTGGAAGAAGAGCCTCCCTTCCTCTCCGGTCACGGCAGAGCTTTACATGACCTCTCCCCCGTGAGGATTGTTAAGAATCCGGATGGTTCCCTCGCCCAAGCCGCCATGATGCAGTCGGCCTTGTCCAAGGAGCGTCGCGAGCAGAAGATGCTGCAACGCGAGCAGGAGATGGAAGCTCTGCCCACGAGCCTCAACAAGAACTGGATCGATCCACTGCCGGAGGAGGAGAGCTCGCGGAGCCTGGCGGCCAATATGCGTGGAATGGGTGCCGCACCGGCTGAAGTTCCAGAGTGGAAGAAGCATGTTATCGGCGGTAAGAAGTCCTCCTTCGGCAAGAAAACCGATCTTACGCTGGTCGAGCAGCGCCAGTCGTTGCCTATTTACAAACTGCGTGATGATCTAATCAAGGCGGTTACCGACAACCAAATACTGATTGTCATTGGAGAAACTGGTTCCGGAAAAACCACACAGATCACCCAGTACTTGGGCGAATGTGGATTCACTGCCAGAGGAAAAATCGGCTGCACCCAACCCAGAAGAGTGGCTGCCATGTCGGTGGCCAAGCGCGTGGCGGAGGAGTACGGTTGCAGGTTGGGCCAGGAGGTCGGCTACACCATTCGTTTCGAGGATTGCACCAGCCCGGAGACCATAGTTAAGTACATGACGGACGGTATGTTGCTCCGCGAGTGTCTAATGGAGGCCGAGCTGAAAAGCTATTCGGTGATTATGTTGGACGAAGCTCATGAACGGACGATTCATACGGATGTGCTCTTTGGTCTGCTTAAGACAGCCGTGCAAAAGCGGCCGGAGCTGAAGCTGATTGTCACATCGGCCACCTTGGATGCGGTAAAATTCTCGCAGTACTTCTTCAAGGCGCCTATCTTCACAATTCCCGGAAGAACCTTTCCCGTGGAGGTTCTGTATACGAAGGAACCGGAAACGGACTACCTGGACGCCTCGCTGATCACAGTGATGCAGATCCATCTGCGAGAGCCACCTGGTGACATTCTGCTTTTCCTCACTGGTCAGGAAGAGATCGACACGGCATGCGAGATCCTCTACGAACGAATGAAGAGCTTGGGACCAGATGTCCCTGAACTGATAATACTGCCGGTGTACTCCGCTTTGCCATCCGAAATGCAGACTCGTATCTTTGATCCTGCGCCCGCTGGAAGTCGAAAGGTTGTAATAGCCACCAACATTGCTGAAACTTCCCTGACCATTGACGGCATATTCTATGTGGTCGATCCAGGTTTCGTGAAGCAGAAGGTGTATAACTCAAAAACGGGCATGGACTCGCTGGTGGTTACTCCGATTTCACAAGCCGCCGCCAAACAAAGAGCGGGAAGAGCCGGGCGAACGGGTCCTGGCAAAACCTATCGCCTTTATACGGAACGTGCGTATCGAGATGAAATGCTGCCCACTCCAGTGCCA GAAATACAGCGCACTAATCTAGCCACCACTGTACTGCAGCTAAAAACTATGGGGATAAACGATCTGCTGCACTTTGATTTCATGGACGCACCTCCAGTAGAATCCCTGGTAATGGCTCTGGAGCAACTGCATTCTCTGTCAGCGCTGGATGACGAAGGCCTGCTTACTCGGCTGGGCAGACGCATGGCCGAATTTCCCCTTGAGCCGAATCTCTCCAAGATGCTTATCATGTCCGTCGCCCTGCAGTGTTCCGATGAGATTCTGACTATTGTTTCGATGCTTAGTGTGCAGAATGTGTTTTACAGGCCAAAGGACAAACAAGCGCTAGCGGACCAGAAGAAGGCGAAATTCAATCAGGCGGAAG GTGACCATTTGACCCTGCTTGCTGTCTACAACAGTTGGAAGAACAACAAATTCTCTAATGCCTGGTGTTACGAAAACTTCGTGCAGATACGAACCCTGAAGCGCAGCCAGGATGTAAGAAAACAACTGCTGGGGATCATGGATAGGCACAAATTGGATGTGGTGTCCGCCGGAAAGAACTCTGTGCGGATTCAGAAGGCCATCTGCTCGGGTTTCTTCCGCAACGCAGCCAAGAAGGATCCGCAGGAGGGCTACCGCACCCTAGTCGACTCGCAAGTGGTGTATATCCATCCGTCGAGTGCTCTCTTTAATCGCCAACCGGAGTGGGTCATCTACCACGAGCTGGTGCAGACCACTAAGGAGTATATGCGGGAGGTGACCACCATCGATCCCAAGTGGCTGGTGGAGTTTGCTCCGTCCTTCTTCCGCTTCTCGGACCCCACGAAGCTGAGCAAATTCAAGAAGAACCAGCGCCTGGAACCGCTGTACAACAAGTACGAGGAGCCCAATGCCTGGCGTATATCTCGCGTCCGACGGCGTCGCAACTAA
- the LOC128256226 gene encoding LOW QUALITY PROTEIN: uncharacterized protein LOC128256226 (The sequence of the model RefSeq protein was modified relative to this genomic sequence to represent the inferred CDS: deleted 2 bases in 2 codons) encodes MKEMASTSGNHTQSTEDTTSSIITYSPSKFLTRVGTGKNTYATHTHTTTTTAATATKTNNTPVGGASASYYVVKAGSLGSAASMTGSIKVSSPPKAPPAIKSPALIITSPATPTESSSTISAPSESSFGEKMEHSYMRDPPVRSEVNNGLMPTRNILVRHPPQCPSCHTYPQHEELAELQQAHVPPYDEIAAKEAMNECARIAKYVKNNNSDEQDWVARVNQFGWTPMQQMLFEKVCSILDQDQLARLANDKRQHEAIHRRVSADKSASRMRKALASVAWESRITQWIHALLMEHLSPSYMASYLEILQTLKTKLPTLIDKMLFSRPLNNSQELLAPVMKKRWEPNILPKGRQLAHNAIMVVLPTMPTSGPVSDRMQKWYQALATITQVVQITLPNTNNRIGNQNLDQVAETIVSLTRVRIHELRTDNPNRGIILVGFNAGAALALQVALSESVACVVCMGFAYNTMRGPRGTPDDRMLDIKAPILFVIGQNSARTSQEEMEGLRERMQSESSMVVVGSADDALRVPKSKRRIEGVTQTMVDSMVVEEVFDFVNRTLSNPPGPRMPTSLMHHQGFQRQQKQSTHILADGNANKAVQQMRKRKADGGQDDPMGQPVKSKFVPHNRVHKPKPPRLIDPFAAKRKVGRPRTRPLPNVGGSAGSGGQKDDALDYEDVQSTAGGSVAIPKVINPGVLGKQLPPVNLAAGTKIKMIPSNQFVQIKTLPSQSKLINYTMNKAGGGPGSTATIGSIVKTLPSSTVVGQQIFTLKTPTGQTQQFATAAPSTSAAGTSSSSTTGQQKYTVFKNANGMTMLSLTKNVPTTTSSSSSGNLDLANIIDMPIVFADNEGNIPEHQQADKDVKPAPIRPANKTPLIISQKIIKEANKPPGIVTNSGSISGANKPGNIVLNKGLHQLFTPSPGGTVAGQNKVVYLNRNTMKPMGNMVTGAHRVPIRIVSNPKTGAVTTTTSNSPLMVDPATGSLVTGVKTVNVQTIKPTATGLAQGTLRQAGNVANKTYPQFQVINSNARGTPKTVSSDGKIPIRNIYYQSATGLKQVPVQMVANRVPGGAVVSTTTSSSSGASAVRRVVNIGPVSKLTATSTSTTTSTAASLSQSKQ; translated from the exons ATGAAGGAAATGGCGAGCACCAGCGGGAATCACACCCAATCTACGGAGGACACCACCTCCTCAATAATCACCTACAGTCCGAGCAAATTCTTGACTCGCGTTGGGACTGGCAAAAACACATACgccacacatacacacacaacaacaacgacggCGGCGAccgcaacaaaaacaaacaatacgCCAGTGGGCGGAGCAAGTGCCTCGTACTATGTGGTGAAGGCCGGCTCCCTGGGCAGCGCAGCTTCCATGACAGGATCCATCAAAGTCAGCTCGCCACCCAAGGCTCCGCCGGCGATTAAGTCGCCGGCCCTGATCATCACATCGCCCGCCACACCAACCGAGAGT TCCAGCACCATTTCGGCGCCCAGCGAGTCCTCCTTTGGCGAAAAAATGGAACACAGCTATATGCGAGATCCACCGGTCCGCAGCGAGGTCAACAATGGCCTCATGCCGACCAGGAATATCCTGGTCCGACACCCACCGCAGTGTCCAAGTTGTCACACATATCCACAGCACGAGGAGTTGGCGGAATTGCAGCAGGCACATGTGCCGCCATACGACGAGATTGCCGCCAAAGAGGCTATGAAC GAGTGCGCCCGCATTGCAAAGTACGTTAAGAACAACAATTCGGATGAACAAGATTGGGTGGCTCGCGTGAATCA ATTTGGTTGGACGCCCATGCAGCAAATGCTATTCGAGAAGGTATGCTCCATTCTGGACCAGGATCAGTTGGCTCGCCTGGCCAACGATAAACGCCAGCACGAGGCCATACACCGACGCGTGAGTGCAGACAAGTCCGCCTCAAGGATGCGCAAAGCTCTGGCCAGCGTGGCCTGGGAGTCGCGCATTACACAGTGGATCCATGCCCTACTTATGGAGCACCTGTCGCCTTCGTACATGGCCTCTTACCTGGAAATTCTACAGACGCTGAAGACTAAGTTGCCTACTTTGATCGACAAGATGTTGTTCAGCAGACCGCTAAACAATAGCCAGGAACTACTGGCACCGGTGATGAAAAAGCGATGGGAGCCGAACATCTTGCCCAAAGGGCGTCAGCTTGCGCACAATGCCATCATGGTGGTGCTGCCCACGATGCCTACCAGCGGCCCAGTTTCGGACCGCATGCAGAAGTGGTACCAAGCACTGGCCACCATTACCCAGGTGGTGCAGATCACGCTGCCAAATACGA ACAACAGAATTGGTAATCAGAACCTGGACCAGGTGGCC GAGACCATTGTGTCCCTCACACGCGTCAGAATTCACGAATTGCGCACGGATAATCCAAATCGTGGCATCATTCTCGTCGGCTTCAATGCTGGAGCGGCCTTGGCTCTGCAGGTTGCACTTTCGGAAAGTGTGGCTTGCGTGGTTTGCATGGGATTCGCTTACAACACTATGCGTGGACCGCGTGGAACGCCCGACGATCGCATGCTGGACATTAAGGCGCCCATACTCTTTGTTATAGGGCAGAATTCAGCCCGCACCAGCCAGGAGGAAATGGAGGGCTTGCGCGAGCGAATGCAGTCAGAATCCTCAATGGTGGTGGTTGGCAGTGCAGATGATGCTCTCCGTGTTCCAAAAAGCAAGCGGCGCATAGAGGGCGTCACACAGACCATGGTGGATTCTATGGTGGTG GAGGAGGTCTTTGACTTTGTAAATCGAACCCTGAGCAATCCGCCTGGACCCCGCATGCCAACGTCGCTGATGCACCATCAAGGTTTCCAGCGCCAGCAGAAGCAGTCAACTCACATCCTTGCCGATGGAAATGCAAACAAGGCTGTTCAGCAGATGCGCAAGAGGAAGGCTGACGGTGGTCAGGACGATCCAATGGGTCAGCCGGTCAAGTCAAAGTTTGTGCCTCACA ACCGCGTTCACAAGCCGAAGCCACCGCGCCTCATTGATCCGTTTGCTGCCAAGCGAAAGG TTGGAAGACCCCGCACTCGCCCTCTTCCCAATGTCGGTGGCTCGGCTGGCTCTGGTGGCCAAAAAG ATGATGCCCTGGACTACGAGGACGTACAATCGACTGCAGGAGGATCCGTTGCCATCCCCAAGGTGATTAATCCAGGTGTTCTGGGGAAGCAGCTGCCGCCCGTCAATCTAGCAGCCGGCACCAAAATCAAGATGATTCCATCCAACCAGTTTGTCCAGATCAAAACGCTTCCATCGCAGAGCAAACTCATCAACTACACAATGAACAAGGCTGGCGGTGGACCAGGAAGCACCGCCACCATTGGCAGCATTGTAAAGACGCTACCCAGCTCAACGGTTGTTGGCCAGCAGATATTTACGCTGAAAACGCCCACTGGTCAAACGCAGCAGTTTGCAACAGCGGCCCCATCTACGAGTGCAGCTGGCACATCGTCATCCTCAACGACGGGACAACAGAAATATACGGTGTTCAAAAACGCCAATGGAATGACAATGCTCAGCCTTACCAAAAATGTGCCCACAACAACAAGCAGCAGCTCTTCGGGGAATTTGGATTTGGCCAACATTATCGACATGCCGATTGTTTTTGCCGACAACGAAGGCAACATTCCCGAGCATCAACAGGCGGATAAGGATGTTAAACCAG CCCCCATTCGTCCCGCCAATAAGACCCCGCTAATAATTAGCCAGAAGATCATTAAGGAGGCCAATAAACCCCCAGGCATTGTCACCAACAGTGGAAGCATTAGTGGCGCCAACAAGCCAGGCAATATTGTGCTTAACAAGGGCCTCCATCAGTTGTTTACCCCGTCGCCTGGAGGAACAGTTGCCGGACAAAataaagtggtatatctcaACAGAAATACAATGAAACCAATGGGAAATATGGTGACTGGTGCTCACCGCGTGCCCATAAGGATTGTGAGCAACCCAAAAACTGGAGCAGTGACGACCACGACATCCAACAGTCCTCTGATGGTGGATCCTGCCACAGGATCTCTGGTTACCGGTGTTAAGACCGTCAATGTGCAGACCATCAAGCCGACGGCAACTGGCCTTGCGCAAGGAACTCTCCGTCAAGCCGGCAACGTGGCCAACAAGACCTATCCCCAGTTTCAGGTGATCAATAGCAACGCAAGGGGAACTCCAAAAACTGTTTCCAGCGATGGCAAGATCCCTATACGTAATATCTATTACCAATCCGCTACCGGACTTAAGCAGGTTCCGGTGCAGATGGTCGCGAATCGTGTACCTGGCGGAGCTGTCGTTTCAACAACAACCTCCTCATCTTCTGGAGCTTCTGCCGTGCGCCGGGTGGTTAACATTGGTCCCGTTTCCAAGTTGacagccacatccacatcaacaacaacttcGACCGCGGCCTCTTTATCTCAAAGCAAACAATAg